The Comamonas testosteroni genome contains the following window.
GCAGCATCCACATCCTTCACAAACAGTTCGTTGTTCTTGGAGTGAAAGTTTCCAGGCCCGTATGCGGTGGCGAAATCCCACTTGGTTTGTGCCATTGCATGACCGGCAATGCCGATGCCGGCGAGCAAGGTTGCGGTGGCGCAGAAAATGCGACGCTTCATGAGAACTCCTCGGATAAGAGATGCGGACGAATGAACTCAGGCAAGAGTTGTGCCAAAAGTAGCATTTGTCTCAACAAACATCCATGAGGGATTTCAACGAGTTTCAAGGAAACGTAGGGTGTTTCATTGCTTTTTTTCTATTGAAAATGGCATTTTGTTGAACAAGATCCCTCAAGGGGCTTTGATTCCCGCCTCTGCCAGACGCCGCGCATAGGCGGCCAGAATGATGCGCTCCGAATGCACCAGGTAGGCGCTGAGTTCCTGCGCCGCCTCTGCTGGCCTGCCGGCTTCGAAGATCTGCAGAATCTTCAGATTCATGCTCACATAGGGTGCATGCAGAAAATGCGGGTCGCGCAGCAGGCCGAAGGCCAGGCGCAGCTCTGCCAGCAGATGCGAGAACATCTCATTGAGGCGTTCGCTGTCGGCCAGGGCCACGATGGCTTTGTGAAACGCCATATTGGCGGTGCCCACTTCGGACCAGTCCTCGGCCTCGCTGTGCCGCTGGCCGCTTTCCACGGCCTCGCGCATCCGCGTCAGCGCCGGGTGCATGGGATAGGCCTGTGCCAGTGCCTGGCACTCGATCATGCGCCGCACGCGATAGATGTCGATGATGGACGCCATGCTGGGCACGGCCACCGATACGCCCTTGTTGGGCTCGTGTACCAGCAGACCTTCCTTGGTCAGCATGCGGAACACCTCGCGCAAGGTGTTGCGCGAAATATCCAGCGCTTCGCTGAGTGCTGCTTCGGACAGTCGCTGGCCCGGGCTCAGCACGCCCTTGACCAGCTGGCTGCGTATTTCTTCGGCGATGCGTTCGGTCAGGTTCTGGACCTCTGCTGCGACTTTCATGGCATTCCCTTTTGGCTGTCGCCAGAGTGTAGCCATCGTTCTGTTGACTCAGAGAAGTTCAAAAGAATGGTGAGACCTAGGGTTTGCTCTATTACAAAGTCTATTTGTTCTGCAAACAATTTCATTTGTGGAATCAATCTGAATTGATTGTTCAACAATTTGAGGAATCAGGCAGCTCTGAAGCAGAGCTGCCCAGCCTTCTTCAAAAGAGCTGGGCGGGGTTGCCGATAGCGTTCCCGTCTTTGGTAGAGCCCGCCGCGCAGCGGATCAGGGCGTGATTTCCGGAGGCTTCCATGCCTGTAGACGTAAACCTGTGGCCGCTGATCGGCGTGCTCATCATCATTGCCGGCTTCGCGCTGCGCTTTAACCCCATGCTGGTGGTCATCGTGACCGCCATCGGCACAGCTTTTGCGGCGGGCTTTCCGCTGGACAAGGTTCTGGCCGCCATCGGGACCGGCTTTATCAAGACCCGCAATCTGCCGCTCATCATCTTGCTGCCCCTGGCCGTGATCGGCTTGCTGGAGCGCCATGGCCTGCGTCAGCATGCGCAGAACTGGATCAGCTCCATCAAGTCGGCCACCGCGGGCCGCCTGCTGATCGTCTACCTGGCAGCACGTCAGCTGACGGCAGCCATCGGTCTGACCAGCCTCGGCGGGCATCCCCAGATGGTGCGTCCGCTGCTGGCCCCCATGGCCGAAGGCGCGACGGAAAACCGCTACGGCAAGCTGTCGGGCAAGGTGCGCGAGAAGCTGCGTGCCATGTCGGCTGCCACGGACAACGTGGGTCTGTTCTTTGGTGAGGACATCTTCGTGGCCTTCGGTGCGATCGTGCTGATGACCACTTTCCTGAAGGAGGCGGGCATCGAGGTCGAGCCGATCCATGTCGCGCTGTGGGGCATTCCCACGGCCGTCTCGGCCTTTGCCATCCATGCCTTCCGCCTGCATCGCCTGGACAAGCAGCTGGCGCGTGAAATTGCTGCGGAAAAGAAAGTTGCCCAGGGAGAACAGGCATGACCATCACCATTCAATACCTGTACTACCTCGTCGGCCTGGTGCTGGCGGTGACGGCCTTGATGACGCTGCGCGATGGCAGCAACCCGCGCCGTTTCTCGGCGGGCCTGTTCTGGGCACTGTATGCGCTGGTGTTCCTCGTCGGTGATCTGCTGCCGCCCGTATGGGTGGGGGCGGTCGCGGTCGTCATGGCCCTGATTGCCGGCTTCGGCGGCGTGATGGGCGGCAAGCACCAGCCGCGCACCGATGCGCAGTACCTGGAAAGCGCCAGGCGCCTGGGCAACAAGCTGTTCGTGCCGGCGTTGGCCATCCCGCTGATCACCATGGTGGGCACGCTGTCGGCCAAGCATCTGGTCTTTGGCGGCACTCCGCTGATAGACCCCAAGAACAGCACGCTGGTCAGTCTGGGCATCGGCTGCGTGATTGCGCTGGTGCTGGCCTGCAAGATGACGCGCGAGACGCCGGTGCAGGGCCTGCGCGAGTCGCACCGCCTGATCGATGCACTGGGCTGGGCCCTGGTGCTGCCGCAGATGCTGGGCATGCTGGGTCTGGTGTTCTCGGATGCCGGCGTGGGCAAGGCCGTGGCCTATGTGACCACCACCTACATCAACATGGATGTGCGCTTTGTGGCCGTGGCCGTGTATGTAATCGGCATGGCGCTGTTCACCGTCATCATGGGCAATGGTTTTGCAGCCTTTCCGGTGATGACGGGCGGTGTGGGCGTGCCTGTGCTGGTTGGCGTCTACCATGGTGATCCAGCCGTGATGGCGGCGGTCGGCATGCTGTCGGGCTACTGCGGCACCTTGCTGACGCCCATGGCGGCCAACTTCAACCTGGTGCCCGCGGCACTGCTGGAAATTGACAAAAATGCCGTCATCCGTGCGCAGGTTCCCACTGCCATCACGCTGCTGATCGTCAATGTGTTCCTGCTCAATTTCCTGATGTTCCGCTGATTGTTAGAGTTTTGCCATGACTGCGCCCACCGTTTCCCGCATTCTGCTCACCGGCTTCGAGCCGTTCGATCAGGACCCGATCAACCCCTCCTGGGAAGTGGCGCGAGCGCTGAATGGCGAAGTGATTGCCGGTGGCCTGGTGCACTCCGTCGAGCTGCCCTGTGTGTTTGGCGATGCCATCCTGGCGCTGGATGAAGCCCTGGCCGAATTGCAGCCGACTCTGGTGATCTGCCTGGGTTTTGCCGGGGGGCGTTCGGAGATCACGCCTGAACGCGTGGCCATCAACATTGATGACGCGCGCATTCCCGACAACGCGGGCAAACAGCCCGTGGACGAGGCCGTGGTGGCCCATGCGCCCGCGGCCTACTTTTCCACATTGCCCATCAAGGCCATGGTGCGCAACATGCGCGACCTGGGTGTCCCGGCCTTGGTTTCCAATACCGCGGGCACTTTTGTCTGCAACCATATCTTTTACGCGCTCATGCATCGCCTGCACCGCCGTGGCGCACCAGGCGTGCGTGGCGGTTTTATCCACACGCCTGTCATGCCAGGGCAAGTGGCATCGCAGCCAGGCATGGCCCTGGACCTGCAGATCAAAGGCATACGTGAAGCGATTCGCACGGCCATGACCGTGCACCAGGACCTGCGTGAAACTGCAGGCCAGCTGCATTGATGCCGACCGGGAGACGAATGATGAAAATGGATTTGAACAGCGATCTGGGAGAGAGCTTCGGCGCCTGGCGCATGGGCGACGATGCGGCCATGCTGGACATCGTCAGCAGCGCCAATGTGGCTTGCGGCTTTCATGCTGGCGACCCGGCCGGGATGCTGACCACGCTCAGGGCTGCCAAGGCGCGCGGCGTGGTCGTCGGCGCACATGTGGCCTACCGCGACCTGTCGGGTTTCGGGCGTCGCAACATGGATGTGGCCAGCGGCGATCTGGTGGCCGACGTGATCTACCAGATCGGCGCTCTGCAGGGCCTTGCGCAGGCGGCCGGCACCAGTGTCCAGTACGTCAAGCCGCACGGCGCGCTCTACAACACCATTGCCCAGGACAGGCGTCAGGCCATGGATGTGATCAATGCCATCAAGGCCATCAATCCCAAGCTGGTGCTGATGGCGCTGGCAGGTGCGCCCCTGATAGCCTGGGCCCGCGATGCGGGCCTCTGCGTAGTGGCCGAGGCCTTTGCCGATCGGGGCTATACGCCCGACGGCGCCCTGGTCTCGCGCCGCGAACCCGGCGCCGTGCTGCACGACGAAAACCTGATTGCCCAGCGCATGCTGACGCTGGTGCGTGATGGAGTGATCGAGGCCGTGGACGGCAGCCTGGTGCGTGTGCAGGCCGATTCCATCTGCGTGCACGGCGACAGTCCCGGTGCCGTGGCCATTGCGCGCAACATCCGCCAGCGTTTCGAGCAGGAGGGCGTGCAGATCACCTCCTTCGTGGAAACAGCGTCATGAGCACCATGCGCTTTTTGCCCGTCAACCGCCAGGCCATCCTGGTGGAGTTGGCCGATCTGCAGCAGACGCTGGTGCTGCTGGGTGCCTTGCAGGCCCAGCCCATAGAAGGCGTGCAGGAGCTCGTGCCTGCCGCGCGCACCATTCTTGTGCAGTTCGCGCCTCATATCATCGGCGCGGCGCAACTGGTGCGGCGCATTG
Protein-coding sequences here:
- the pcp gene encoding pyroglutamyl-peptidase I, giving the protein MTAPTVSRILLTGFEPFDQDPINPSWEVARALNGEVIAGGLVHSVELPCVFGDAILALDEALAELQPTLVICLGFAGGRSEITPERVAINIDDARIPDNAGKQPVDEAVVAHAPAAYFSTLPIKAMVRNMRDLGVPALVSNTAGTFVCNHIFYALMHRLHRRGAPGVRGGFIHTPVMPGQVASQPGMALDLQIKGIREAIRTAMTVHQDLRETAGQLH
- a CDS encoding DUF979 domain-containing protein; this translates as MTITIQYLYYLVGLVLAVTALMTLRDGSNPRRFSAGLFWALYALVFLVGDLLPPVWVGAVAVVMALIAGFGGVMGGKHQPRTDAQYLESARRLGNKLFVPALAIPLITMVGTLSAKHLVFGGTPLIDPKNSTLVSLGIGCVIALVLACKMTRETPVQGLRESHRLIDALGWALVLPQMLGMLGLVFSDAGVGKAVAYVTTTYINMDVRFVAVAVYVIGMALFTVIMGNGFAAFPVMTGGVGVPVLVGVYHGDPAVMAAVGMLSGYCGTLLTPMAANFNLVPAALLEIDKNAVIRAQVPTAITLLIVNVFLLNFLMFR
- a CDS encoding DUF969 domain-containing protein translates to MPVDVNLWPLIGVLIIIAGFALRFNPMLVVIVTAIGTAFAAGFPLDKVLAAIGTGFIKTRNLPLIILLPLAVIGLLERHGLRQHAQNWISSIKSATAGRLLIVYLAARQLTAAIGLTSLGGHPQMVRPLLAPMAEGATENRYGKLSGKVREKLRAMSAATDNVGLFFGEDIFVAFGAIVLMTTFLKEAGIEVEPIHVALWGIPTAVSAFAIHAFRLHRLDKQLAREIAAEKKVAQGEQA
- a CDS encoding LamB/YcsF family protein, with product MKMDLNSDLGESFGAWRMGDDAAMLDIVSSANVACGFHAGDPAGMLTTLRAAKARGVVVGAHVAYRDLSGFGRRNMDVASGDLVADVIYQIGALQGLAQAAGTSVQYVKPHGALYNTIAQDRRQAMDVINAIKAINPKLVLMALAGAPLIAWARDAGLCVVAEAFADRGYTPDGALVSRREPGAVLHDENLIAQRMLTLVRDGVIEAVDGSLVRVQADSICVHGDSPGAVAIARNIRQRFEQEGVQITSFVETAS
- a CDS encoding GntR family transcriptional regulator — translated: MKVAAEVQNLTERIAEEIRSQLVKGVLSPGQRLSEAALSEALDISRNTLREVFRMLTKEGLLVHEPNKGVSVAVPSMASIIDIYRVRRMIECQALAQAYPMHPALTRMREAVESGQRHSEAEDWSEVGTANMAFHKAIVALADSERLNEMFSHLLAELRLAFGLLRDPHFLHAPYVSMNLKILQIFEAGRPAEAAQELSAYLVHSERIILAAYARRLAEAGIKAP